Genomic DNA from Limanda limanda chromosome 8, fLimLim1.1, whole genome shotgun sequence:
GAAGGTTTAGTTCTTTTGAAAGAGTTATTATCCGAAGGTTTGTGAAACATACTTCAGGGAACTGTCGGATGATTTGAGGTGATTATTGAATCCCAGACCGTTAAGATGTTTGGTTCATCATCCAGTTAAGTCACCGCGGCGTCTCGTGAGAGAATATGAGAGATGTTGCCGTGAACCAAAGGGTCACCGGAAGAAGTTCCTTCAGGATTGATGTCTGCAGCAAACTTGAATTCAATCCCCTGCCTGCGCTTCTCTGTCAGACTGAAGAGTTCCAGTGTGGAGacgagaggggggagaggggttgggggggggggggcagagttgAAGATAGCGATGAGGCACAGCGGACTTGGGAGTCAAGCATGTGGCGCTGGTTGTTTGTGTAACTTGCCAAGGATGCGGATCATGCGTGGTTCAAATACCCGAGCGTCAGACCTGCGGCCCCTCGTCTCTTGATGTCACACAGgcagcggtgggggggggggccgggatTCCTGTTCCCATTCGTCTGAGCAACGTTTGTACCAAGGTCGGAGATGAAGGGTCACTGACGTGTTTTCAGGTCCATCTTTAACCACTTATAACTTTACGAAGCTCGAGAGGAGTTGTCTTTAATGTgcaatgttgtgtgtgtgtttgtgatgatgaAATGAGGTGATCttgacctttattttgaaatttcaCTACTTGACCTGCAATACTCGACTGTAAATAGCAAAGTACCGGCCAGGCCAGCTCGGTGAACTATGATTTAGAGAAAGTAGCAAGACTCGGTCAGATCCAGCTCCCGTCTGATCCCAGTGTTTCACCTCCTGGTCTGACATCACTGGAACTGGCCCAGTGAgcgatggtgtgtgtgtgtgtgtgtgtgtgtgtgtgtgtgtgtgtgtgtgtgtgtgtgtgtgtgtgtgtgtgtgtgtgtgtgtgtgtgtgtgtgtgtgtgtgtgtgtgtgtgtgtgtgtgtgtgtgtgtgtgtgtgtgtgtgtgtgtgtgtgtgtgtgtgtgtgtgtgtgtgtgtgtgtgtgtgtgtgtgtgagtgagtgtgtgtgagtctagTCCTGTAACGTCTCTGCCATAGCAACAGTGGAGATGGTATCAGATCAATTCAGTGGACTGGGATGTGAActcagaagctgctgctgagacgAGAGCACTGAGTGTggtaataaataaacaaaacgaGAATCAAGCGCTTCCAGGACAAAGGACACTCCAGTGAACATTGTGTGAATACTGTGATTTAAGAGGGCTTTTAAGATGTTTGTAGATTTGTCTTTTCGAGCACTGACACCACTGATCATTTGTTTGGGGTCTCGAGCATGTCATCACTCATTCTCACTGATCAGCCTTCATCACGTCACCTGTAGGTTTGTCTGGGACGATTTCACTGAAGAATCGATCGGagaagtttttatttaaaaatgtttttggggCTGATTTgtcaaaatgtacaaaaagGTGCAATTTTATTAAAACAGTGCAATTTACTGAGCCGGGGGGGAAGATGCTGACACACAAGGTCACACCTTCCTGCGGTGATGACAAGTCTGTGTCCACTACTgtctatttatttgatttattatgttTCAGAGGACACTGTCAGCACAACAATGGTGAAATGGTTAAGTCCCAGTGGCTCCTCCAGACGAGAGATGCATTGGTACTGTGTGAAATGAAAGTTGATATTGTTTACACCTGCAGCCGCGTAGCTTAGATCCGCTTGAGAGCTGGAGAACCGAACGTCTGAAGGAAACAGGACGAGCTCCACAGCTTTAGCATGAAGTTATATCgacagaaaaataataacaggTCGTATGATGTGATTCAGCAGCGACTGAGAGAAGGTGCATCGTTAACGGTGAAGTCAAATGTCATCTTTTCTACATGAACCCTTACTTCCTTCATGCATGTGTTGTTCTGAATGGACGAGGTATGTGTCACCACTTTTTGATTAAGGATCCAGTGTCTGGATTTTGCCATTTGTGCTCATCATACCTGTTCAGctggttttaaaaatgtgttggtTCACAGGGAACcggaggtctgtgtgtgtgtctgtgattgtgtgtttgtgtgtgtgtgtgtccctgtgtgccAGCAgcctttgtgtttctctctcagttTTCTATTCCTGCACTGAGGGGAGAGTGCTTCCTCTGAgtccccctcctcttttttaACATATACCTCACCTTCTGCCTTAGTTCCGATTATTGAAATGATTGTAAGTTagtttgaaacaacagacttctCCAATCATTTTGTTTCTGAAAAAAACGAGTAATGATGACGAGTAAGTAAAATACTATATTGCAAAtggttttccttttatttttgtacGTATGTGCTGTGCACAGCAGTCAACTGTATTCCTGAGATGATAATTAAAGAGGTTTTGTAAAAGCTGTTGTTATTTCCTTGACTCTGAGTGACACAGACTGAAGAGAAACGACGAGCTGGAGTGAAGATGTCTCCCATGGAGAGGATGAGCTGGTGTGTGGCGCCCTCTATTGGTGAAACTCCACATGAAGAGTACAACAGAGACGTTTgcagtgaatgtaaatgtagcTGGAAACAGAATTAGTGCAAACATTGATTTAGTTTAAATACTTTAAGTGATTACAGATATTAAAGAGTCTGTTTAATCAGTgcaattcaaataaattaatttaaattaaatgctAAAATGCTAAAAGCAGAGTGACACAATTAGTCTGAGTAGAGTTTGCACGTGATTAACAAAACTTAGTCAATATGGAGAATAAAGTTTTCAACGATACAAAGATGATGCATAGGATGTCACATGTTCTACACACGTTTAATCCCTATGAggcatgtaaatgtaaatataagaTATAGAAATAAGATTTGAAGAggaatgaaaatgaatattGGAATTAAACGCCGGATTTTAAGAAACAATAGGagaccttcaaaataaagtgacGCCCCTTCATTCCAGTCACTGCTGCCTGTCCTCATCAATAAGTAAAATATTGCTGCTGCCGCCTTAACACGTCTTCCTCGTGTGATGGGACTCAACATTTCCACTTGAGCCTCTGGTCATTAATATGCGCTGCAGTAGGCGTTTACATTTTCACAGCTTCTCTAAATACCAATTCACGTCCACACTGTAAATATAAACCATCACAAGTTTCTCTCGCAGCTTCTCAGGAATGTTCCACCAACAGTTTATAAAAACCTCGTACTACACTTGAATGTGAATATGGATGTTGTTGCCGTGGAGTAAAATAAAGTCTGACGTCACAGAATGTCAACTTTTCAGGGACTTGAATAAAGAGTTGTCAGAGGTTAGGACGCGTTGGGGTCGTGGAGGCAGGGTGTGCACATCAGTGACAGGAAGGGAGGGGCGGCGGAAGTGTGGACAGTTAATTAATCAGCAATGAGTCACTCACCTTGGACGTCCCTCAGCAAACTGTGACACATGCTCCAGTGATTCACCTCAAATGTACACATGACGTTTTTCTGGCTTAAGGTTCGTCACTTCTTTCTCTTGATGATAAAccatctccatcctcctctcacatcttctgcctcttcctcctccttctccagacCCCTTACAGGTTTAATCTTTGTCTTATATTTGCagactctgtctacatattcttacactcatagtatattatattatctgttgtatagtcaaatacttatatttatacctttACTATATGTCACATATTATAtaatactctctgtatattctttgtatatataagtctatatacacatatttatacatgtgtacatgttataattattattattattatattaccattattattatatatactgttgctgccattattacaatatactgctattatattggtataattactatcatatataaatatatattatgttatatattatatactatatatactgtactatttttgtacatatatatactgtCAACTgtcaacaataacattaccatcatatcatcagtagtattaccatcatcttgccactgcaccttatcttcCTATTTatcgtttttttctgttttttattctttctacctcaatattttttatattattctgttgtattgtattttattgtattcaaatataccggctgctatgacgacttaatttcccttcggggatgaataaagtaatctatctatctatctatctatctatctatctatctatctatctatctatctatctatctatctatctatctatctatctatctatctatctatctatctatctatctatctatctatctatctatctatctatctatctatctatctatctatctatctatctatctatctatctatctatctatctatctatctatctatctatctatctatctatctatctatctatatgtagTTTTTAAGGTTtgaacaaagaaaagaggaatttGGATTCTAACATCTTGGCAGAGAAAGACTTATTTTTGAATGTGAAGGTGCCAGTCAGAGCAATAACTAATCAGATTGTGTCTTAGTGGTTTGAGTTTGGAAGAATTTGCCCGCAGGCAACCCTTAACCACGGATAAACAGGCCGGCTCTCAGTCATTTGGTCAATGAGTTAGCCAGTTTATTGACCCTGTGCTTAAATAGACCTGTTGGACtttctcctcctactcctcctccactatctgccctcacacacacacacaccatcctgaTCACTTGCTCTGCTACAGCGAGCCCAGCATCCCGGCTGACCATGCACCCggctctcctctcactcctcctgaCAGCCGTACTGGTGTCTGTACTGGTGGATTGTAGGCCGAGGCCTCGGGACTCGGCAGAGCAGCGACCACACCACAGGAGAACGCACACGGCCCCCCCGGCTGGTCCGGCTCGGCTTCACATAGAACTCAGTGGATCAATGAGAAGAGGCAGAGACTCTCTAGGTGAGTGCTGAGTTCCTTTcactgaaaatgacaaatgaaaagcCTGATTGATATTAAATGAATTAAACTTGTATCCAGTTCATTTCTCAGAGCAATATCATGCTTTACATATATGTTCCCAAAAAACTTTTAAATAGAGAATAAAGTTTGAAAATCTAGTTTGaataatgtgttaaatgtgactTTCTAAAAGTCTTTGAAACTGTTCTAAaccttctctcattatataaaGTGTCATATAGAAACATCAGAGACACAGTGTTTCTCTTTTATTACTAACGGTGTTGTATTTGAACCTGTTTTCTTACAGTTGTTTTGCCAGTGAGATCAGACACAAGCAACTTTGTGTCAATATTTGATTTGAGGAGAAAGCGGTTTCTCTGTGTGGACCTGGAGGGAGAGCTGCACGTCTCTGTGAGTATTTACCTCAGTGAGGTCAAAAGAAAAAATGGCTGCAGGGGGAAAACGGTTTGTAAATATCCTGCGTTTGTCTGCTTTTACCAAACAGAGGCAGAAGGATCGAGCAGATTGCCTCTTCCAGCGGATCTGGTTGGACCTGACAAACCCCCGGGACGTGTTTTACTCTGCAGCCGGCGGCAAGCGGCTCAAACCGCAGGGGGCCGCTCACCGGGGTCAAGCTGAGGCCTCCTCGGGGGGGCTGGAGACGCTCCTGGGTTCCTcggtgaggagacagaggaggagcgagGAGGTGAACCCCTCCGATCCGTTAAGAACACACTCGCTCCCGGACCCTTCTGCCAAGGATCACAAAGAGACGCTTCAGGAGCCGACTGAGCCGGACCAGGCCGGGGCCGTGTCCAAGGAGACCATCACGTCCTGTGACGACCCCCTGAGGGTCCTGCAGCACAACGGGCCCGTCAGTCCCGTCAAGACCAACATCGCTGACCGGCCCGAGCAAGACTGAGACACTGACTGaatcaggagggggggggggggtgcaggtggTTATGATTGTTCTGAGAACTCACTTTACGTTTGTTGGCGTGATGGACGTCGGTAGATTCTCGTCCTGCGACCGATGGAGCCAGGCTCACGTTAGAGGTGATTCCCAGAGAGGTCAATATTTCACAACTtctgagaaaagacaaagagttTCAtagtgtttctcttttcttatgTTTCATCAAACCATTGAGTAGTGTTTCTCTTTTCATAGGTTTGGTTTGAACGGAGCTTTTCCACAAACGGACTCGAACCCGGTTACATCACAGCGCTTCTGTTTGAACAGCAGACAACATTTGGGCGAGTTTGCTCCAGTTTCCTGTCGTCCTTTGACCTCCTGTGTGGGTTGAAGTTTAAACCCCGGATCAGACTTGGGGCACTGTCTATTTTacatatgtaaaataaatgtataatctGTAAGTAATTATGAATATTTATacaccaaaaagaaaaagaaaaaacaacctgtGCATATGGTTGTTCATTCATTAACAGGATCCAATTATATCAGGTGCCGGACACCAACAGTagcaacatatttatttattgaaacgTGTTAAATGATCCTAGCtctactgttttattttttatatatttcatgttCTTATTTCTAAAAcggaaaaataaaagataactATTCTGTGgattgtctatttatttgtatttttgcttCACCACAATGACAAACTGATGAAAGTGGGTCTTGTTCTCTCCTCgttcacattttctttaaattggCGGTAAAGGTGAATGTGGTGAATAAGCATTTTATCATTTGAATTATTGGAgataaacatttgaaatgtttgaggTGTCAAACAATGAAAACTGCACCAAACTTCAAACGGCTGCAAAAGACTTTTTCCCTCCaacaattcaaaaaaaaaatcacatgacCTCTATACAGACAACCTATTGGTTATGCAATAGGTAAATATTAGGCCTGGACCAATATTGTCCAGATGAAGTCATGAGTTTCCAATAATTGTAGACTGTGTAAATGAAGAATCATGTTTACTGATGAGGAATATTCACGTTAGatatgttttaataaagttaaatatgACATATTCGGAAACAGAAGAAATGAGAAGCAGTTTTATCAGGAGACGTTTTCTCTTGAGTCTCCACAAATAACACaatgacacagaaacacaacacaacagtttcACACTGTTCAACAAagagaagtgtttgagtccgAGGCTCATGTTCACATCACAAAGTCGTTTTAATTACGGGTTTTTCACACAGTAGATTCCTGTGGTCACATCCTGTCTTTTCTCTTGATTCcacacaataaataaagtttttctaCTGTAAATACTTTAGTTTGAGTTGAAACCTACAGTAGAGGAAACGTGCACTAAGGCTCCAGTTCAACACAAAAGGTGTCGGCAggcgtttctctgtctgtcGCCCGGAGTGTGAATTCATGAGAAAGTCACTGATTTGCAAAAAGTCAACACGGCTGCTGCTCGGCTGTTTTCCTTCGTTACAGAGACGAGCGGCCGGAAGTTTAAAATAGAAACACGGACTCATTAGAGGAAAGAGTTTCCTATTTTTACAGCAATGAGCAACCGAGCAGCAACAAGTGATGGTGACATCGCCTgcaacacaaaccacctgaggtgagagagggagctcAAACCGTGGGAATAAAGCAGATTTTAacattaatcataattataaaGATGCTCTATCTTTATTATCTACATTATATCTAGGATATTTTGAAATTATTTCATAATGATTGATAAGATATCGACACTAACAAActaaataattataatgatgaCTGAtacttcctctgtgtttccagaTGTAAGTGAGCTCCAAATATAAAAACTAGAGGGAAACATTCCTCCGTCCAGGCTGATCGGTCACTTCCTCACCATATTGAATCAGATACAAACACCAAGTACATAGATGTGTTCTGTTAActgttcaaattaaaacaaaggcacaatattctctctctcatgtAGTTGAACTGTATATTTGTCACTGTTCAGTAActgaataaagataaaaataattattttcaattCACAAAATCCAGATGAAGTCCAGATCCATGTAAAATTTCAAGTGTAAATTGACATCAATAATTTTTTAGAGAAAACTTCCCCTTTAAATATcttaatgaaaccacatttaaattcaatttatcCAGATTTTGAATTTGGATCTTCACCAAACGGCATAAATATCAGTGGCCTAAATGTGCCTGAACGTTTTCCATCAATATTCATGAATTGATCTCTCAACAGAAATGAAGAAcgctaaagaaagtgaaaaaagagaaaccatGGACCTGCACCAAATGTGTGTGGTTTCTTTCATGACCCACATCACATCCTACCACCACGTTTGTGGTAAACCAGTACTTTGGGTGTAATACTGctgaataacacacaaacacagactcttcctctcatcactataacctttgaccttctcaaacacatgttttaaaaaacaagttaagtctgaagaggtttttcttcctgttcttctCCCACCgtctcctgcacctcctccttcacctctgcGTTCCcatcgctcctctctctcctcctactGGTGAACGAGCTCTCTGACGTGGTCGCTCCTGTGGACGAACACGCAGCGCACCCCCGACAGCTggaactcctccccctctttcctCAGGCTGA
This window encodes:
- the LOC133008779 gene encoding fibroblast growth factor 23-like, with the translated sequence MHPALLSLLLTAVLVSVLVDCRPRPRDSAEQRPHHRRTHTAPPAGPARLHIELSGSMRRGRDSLVVLPVRSDTSNFVSIFDLRRKRFLCVDLEGELHVSRQKDRADCLFQRIWLDLTNPRDVFYSAAGGKRLKPQGAAHRGQAEASSGGLETLLGSSVRRQRRSEEVNPSDPLRTHSLPDPSAKDHKETLQEPTEPDQAGAVSKETITSCDDPLRVLQHNGPVSPVKTNIADRPEQD